A genomic window from Candidatus Kouleothrix ribensis includes:
- a CDS encoding pyruvate, phosphate dikinase, with translation MERTPVESVTYADAVRWFESLDRHALTEAGGKGANLGELTRAGLPVPPGFVVTAAAYRAVLAVAGLPVRIAARLEGLAVQDLAALQVASREISAWIAAAAVPASIQAAITHAYAALCERMATEADDLPVAVRSSATAEDLPTASFAGQQETFLHVRGTAAVLAHVQRCWASLWTPQAIAYRAGMGFDHADVALAVVVQAMAPADVAGVMFTANPVSGRHDELLISAGYGLGESVVSGSITPDTFVLAPDGTLRARTLGTKAQRSVPDGNGTRTEPVPDAWQARFCLGDQDLAALAGLARRVAAHYGTPQDTEWALGGGTLYLLQARPITTLSAEPVVPSTPDEAPINRKPSGIKQLLEYWPEPPTPLDLAFFRAASAGTNTLLRLFGLRPARELPEPVEQPDGRMAVRMANPRLSPAILWSVPAQLLFTHGDPLARWQPVAEAMAQAVARWQAAEATADAPALARLVVRETHESGMLLGRRFAAVFFVGIKYLILTKLWAWLAAGRAGAALEDRLMRASPFRTALQNQAVAQLAQVAAADGKGSPQFAAALEDFLAAWGTRPARGMVGMVSTPTLREDPDQVLGLVDALLSDSDALAPEESTRREAAGYHAARAEAEQALWAPLRKRFRSDLEYARNGVITREDSLFRMEAMTAVMRHTALRLGKQLVAGGVLDAPDDVFFLLADELLPAAEGKLAVRERISRRRQGYRRVVAAHKRGQHWLVATGSIAASAIAAPQRTRAAQTADATTLTGLAASSGQVTGAVCVIRGPHEFSRMRKGAVLVAPFTAPVWTPLFRLASAVITEIGSPVSHAAIVAREYGIPAVVAVPNATSVLRDGQHVHVDGARGVIRITTPETNGGRS, from the coding sequence ATGGAACGCACCCCCGTCGAATCGGTCACCTACGCCGATGCCGTGCGCTGGTTTGAAAGCCTGGATCGCCACGCGCTAACCGAGGCGGGTGGCAAAGGCGCCAATCTCGGCGAGCTCACCCGCGCCGGATTGCCGGTGCCGCCCGGCTTTGTAGTGACAGCTGCGGCCTATCGCGCCGTGCTAGCCGTCGCCGGCCTACCCGTGCGGATTGCCGCACGGCTTGAAGGCCTAGCAGTGCAGGATCTGGCGGCATTGCAAGTGGCCAGCCGCGAGATTAGCGCCTGGATCGCAGCTGCCGCTGTGCCTGCGTCCATCCAGGCGGCTATCACGCACGCCTATGCCGCCCTGTGCGAACGTATGGCAACAGAAGCGGACGATCTGCCCGTCGCGGTGCGCTCGAGCGCGACCGCGGAAGATCTGCCCACGGCCTCGTTTGCCGGCCAGCAGGAGACCTTTCTGCATGTGCGCGGCACGGCGGCCGTCCTGGCCCATGTCCAGCGCTGCTGGGCCAGCCTCTGGACACCCCAGGCAATTGCGTATCGCGCGGGCATGGGCTTCGACCACGCGGACGTGGCCCTGGCGGTGGTGGTCCAGGCGATGGCGCCCGCCGACGTGGCCGGGGTCATGTTCACCGCCAATCCCGTGTCCGGCCGGCACGACGAGCTCCTGATCAGCGCTGGCTACGGCCTGGGCGAGTCGGTCGTCAGCGGCAGCATTACGCCCGACACCTTTGTGCTTGCGCCCGACGGCACGCTGCGGGCGCGCACGCTTGGCACCAAAGCACAGCGCAGCGTGCCCGACGGCAATGGCACGCGCACTGAGCCGGTGCCCGATGCATGGCAGGCGCGCTTCTGCCTCGGCGACCAGGATCTGGCCGCACTGGCCGGGCTGGCCCGCCGGGTGGCCGCGCACTACGGCACTCCGCAGGATACCGAGTGGGCGCTGGGCGGCGGCACGCTGTACCTGTTGCAGGCCCGTCCGATCACCACGCTATCGGCTGAGCCGGTTGTGCCCTCCACACCCGACGAAGCGCCGATCAATCGCAAGCCTTCAGGGATCAAGCAGCTGCTGGAGTACTGGCCCGAGCCGCCCACGCCGCTGGATCTCGCGTTCTTCCGCGCTGCCAGCGCAGGCACCAATACGCTCCTGCGCCTCTTCGGTCTGCGGCCTGCGCGCGAGTTGCCCGAGCCGGTCGAGCAGCCTGATGGCCGTATGGCCGTGCGAATGGCAAACCCGCGCCTCTCGCCGGCTATCCTCTGGAGCGTGCCCGCGCAGCTATTATTCACGCACGGCGACCCACTCGCGCGCTGGCAGCCCGTCGCCGAGGCCATGGCCCAGGCCGTCGCGCGCTGGCAAGCGGCCGAGGCCACTGCGGATGCGCCCGCGCTGGCCCGCCTGGTCGTGCGGGAGACCCACGAGTCCGGCATGCTGCTGGGCCGGCGCTTCGCGGCAGTCTTCTTCGTTGGCATCAAGTATCTCATCCTGACCAAGCTCTGGGCATGGCTGGCAGCCGGGCGGGCCGGCGCCGCGCTGGAGGATCGCCTGATGCGCGCGAGCCCGTTCCGCACCGCCCTGCAGAACCAGGCGGTCGCGCAGCTGGCCCAGGTGGCGGCGGCCGACGGCAAAGGCAGCCCGCAGTTCGCAGCCGCGCTGGAAGATTTTCTGGCGGCGTGGGGCACGCGTCCGGCGCGCGGGATGGTCGGCATGGTGAGCACGCCGACCTTGCGCGAAGACCCGGATCAGGTGTTGGGCCTAGTCGACGCGCTGCTGTCCGACTCCGATGCGCTCGCGCCGGAGGAATCCACGCGCCGTGAGGCGGCGGGCTACCACGCGGCGCGCGCCGAGGCCGAGCAGGCGCTGTGGGCGCCGCTGCGCAAGCGGTTTCGTAGTGACCTGGAGTATGCGCGCAACGGGGTGATCACCCGCGAAGACAGCCTGTTCCGCATGGAGGCCATGACGGCGGTGATGCGACACACGGCGCTGCGCCTGGGCAAACAACTGGTTGCGGGGGGAGTGCTGGATGCGCCGGACGACGTATTCTTTCTGCTGGCCGACGAGCTGCTGCCCGCCGCTGAGGGCAAGCTCGCCGTACGCGAACGGATCAGCCGCCGTCGGCAGGGCTATCGCCGGGTGGTTGCCGCGCACAAGCGTGGCCAGCACTGGCTGGTCGCCACCGGCTCGATTGCGGCCAGCGCCATCGCCGCGCCGCAACGCACCCGCGCCGCACAAACCGCCGACGCCACAACGCTCACCGGCCTGGCGGCCAGCAGCGGACAGGTCACCGGGGCAGTGTGCGTCATCCGCGGCCCGCACGAGTTCAGCCGCATGCGCAAGGGCGCGGTGCTGGTCGCACCATTCACCGCGCCGGTCTGGACTCCGTTGTTCCGGCTGGCCTCCGCCGTAATCACCGAGATCGGCAGCCCAGTCTCGCACGCCGCGATCGTCGCCCGCGAGTATGGCATCCCGGCGGTCGTGGCGGTGCCGAACGCGACCAGCGTGCTGCGCGATGGGCAGCACGTCCATGTGGATGGTGCCCGTGGCGTCATTCGCATCACCACGCCTGAGACCAACGGAGGGCGATCATGA